tcacggccgtttacttccggcctacccgaccttctgaggacccggcccacgtagaccgcgaaggccggtgtcctcaggaggatgcagcccatgaatttggacacgaccagtGACTGTGTGAGCTAGCatgtgtgacctctgacctctgggtTCAGGTTCGACACCAGCAGCACCGAATGGACAGCAGGAGGCGCCATCTGCAGCGAGACGCGAGGATGAGACACTAGCGAGCCGGGGACGGGCGCCATGGACAGACCTGAGGACGGAAAACaccaaaactttatttcagtgGTTTCCATATTCACGCTCAGCGCATCCAGCAGCCGGATTATTAAACATGGACTCATcttaaaacatgtaaatgtcAATGGTCAAAGGTGATGTTCATGTGCAACTCACCTGTGTGTTGGTGGAAAGTGGGTGGGAATGCCGCTGCTCCATACGGAGGCAAAGCtacacctgaaacacacataCGGGTTAGCTCACTAGCCCCGCCCCCATACAATGACTCTGAGGTCTGCATAGAGTTATAGAAATGACAGCTGCTGGTCAGTCGAGGTGTGTGCGCTTATTGAGTTGTAATGAATTTGTACAACTGAAACACCAGCGtacttgatgatgtcacaggtccAGAGTTCTTTCGGCCGTCccctcttaatttaactgtgactaatatgttatgaagcttaactttaatctcagccaactcgatttactcaggaacaaataaaacactgaaaaaagccaaacattaacatttcaaAGTTATCTAAGAGAcctatatatcatgtttaacctgagtagtaaaagaccgcgggggggggttgaaaatgatgtgccgggaatccgctgttctcgccggctctagTGATCCTCGACCTCCCAGTCTGCTAtggagctggtgggtaacagacgtctccgaagaCGTCGGAGGCATCAGGGAATATTTACGGCTTGACTTATCACGAGTACACGAGAACACAAGTACGCAAAAGTATGCATATTGAGACAGGCCCTTACTCTTACCGAAGGTGGCGGCGGGCTCTAGCTCTCCGCTTGGCAGGTCGGCTCTGGTGAAATCCCGACTCTTGTCGTTGTTGTACTTCACGTTGAGCACGCTCAGTTTGGAGAAGTCGATCCTCAGCGTGCAGCAGCCGTTATAGATGTTCTGACCGTCTAGAGTCTGACAGACAGAAGGACACATACTGTGATCTGACTGGACCCGCACCAGTTCAGACCTAGAACTGGAGCTGGATttctaaatgtgtgtgtgtgtgtgtgtgtgtgtgtgtgtgtgtgtgagagagagagagtgagaatgtgtgtgtaggtgtatgactcacagccttggcgtGCTGAGCATGCACGGTGTCGCTGAACTGCAGGAGAGCCTGAAACTGGTTGTTTCTGGTGAACGTGATGATCTTCAGCACGGAGCCAAACTTACTAAAGATCTGTGGAAAAATTTTATTAATACCACCAAGAACTGTTAGAAAGGACATGATAATAAAAActtcaataataataacaataataacactgATGATATCTGCAGTCCTGACCTGCTGGAGGACCTCCAGAGTCACAGGGTAAAATAAATTCTCCACAATGATTCTCAGGACGGGACTCTGACCTGGAGCTATGCCCCGGCCCTCCCCACCTGAAGCCATGTTCCCAGAGTGCACTGCTCCTGCATTCATGGCCTGCAGCGTTGCCTGAGCCCTCTGTCAGCAAACAAACATATTATTGATTGTTTAAAGGACCATCTCGCTGCTTTTTGTAAACAGATGACAGATCAAActtcaaacaaataaacagacacCATGGGTGGGGcctgagctgctgctcctcaccTGATTGGTCATATTGTCAGTCTTGAGCTCGCGATGGGTGGAGTACTGAATGTAGACTGGCTGACTCCTGATGGAGGGAGTGGCTGAGGTGTAGTAGTTCACCATGGTAACAGCGGCTTCTTCTGACGCCATTTCTAAAAAcgcctgaaaagaaaaaaaacgatTACTTAAAAATTTCATGTGTTcctctctgtgtgagtctgtcaCGGTGGGACATC
The Maylandia zebra isolate NMK-2024a linkage group LG7, Mzebra_GT3a, whole genome shotgun sequence DNA segment above includes these coding regions:
- the LOC101473271 gene encoding polypyrimidine tract-binding protein 3 isoform X2, encoding MSSSHLSTERAQCVPSRVLHLRQLPPDVSEQEVLSLALPFGRVSQLITLKTKNQAFLEMASEEAAVTMVNYYTSATPSIRSQPVYIQYSTHRELKTDNMTNQRAQATLQAMNAGAVHSGNMASGGEGRGIAPGQSPVLRIIVENLFYPVTLEVLQQIFSKFGSVLKIITFTRNNQFQALLQFSDTVHAQHAKATLDGQNIYNGCCTLRIDFSKLSVLNVKYNNDKSRDFTRADLPSGELEPAATFGVALPPYGAAAFPPTFHQHTGLSMAPVPGSLVSHPRVSLQMAPPAVHSVLLVSNLNPENVTPHCLFILFGVYGDVQRVKILFNKKENALVQMSDATQAQLAMSHLNGQRLHGNVIRVTLSKHPVVQLPRGGAGQEEQALTRDFSGSALHRFKKPGSKNFNNIFPPSATLHLSNIPSSVSEEALKDLFSLNGFAVKAFKFFQKDRKMALMQLASVEEAIEALIALHDHQLDHNQHLRVSFSKSTI